A window of the Dongshaea marina genome harbors these coding sequences:
- a CDS encoding right-handed parallel beta-helix repeat-containing protein has protein sequence MKRLGYGVLTLSALLVVGCSSQRQVAIAPLAQPSAAHVIYVNQKIQSSDQTGASWQHAYSSLQQALQQAKAGDQIWVAEGTYYPTTGTDRDLSFKLVKGVSLYGGFDGSETKLSQRDWQDNKTILSGNIGDKHSADDNSYHVVIGANQAVLDGFIIADGHAFPSQMNQGKAPANGKSQNHTSPQAITSGPTNGVGAGLLNYQAATLVRNTLFRDNQAMKGGAVYNMTSTSARPEKGNPIPVFINVTFESNFAKDRGGAVSNDLGTNPIFINSLFIKNSTSDKGGALYNDFVSSPLLINTDFENNRAARAAAIGNDGSSRPVLVNVSIHNNLVRDQGAGIYQGSYNVNLPDSANISYVINSSISGNRSQTHGAPEWVNWGQDGIKSWNSSISGWSYGNNMSQTKQQEFAPLVSLSQKLAKLPADQISPSQLEELSQYIQQNVPAPSGNVLSRALNTQPGFGIDEPVIKEVSVSSRIVYVNANGKNTQVDGKSWNTAYHSLQAALKDASNGGAQIWLAQGTYIPSKADRSVSFVIPDKVAVYGGFQGNETKLSQRNWQKYHSILSGNIGSLKSNTDNSYHVVIGSKGALLDGVTVEDGYADGESTNGYGGGLFAWGYDHSLLVKNSLFKDNYAREGGAAFFFLDSRSSLQNVTFSHNSAEYGGAVAARFGSDIEIDNSTFSGNHSDYRGGALLINYGSNVKVKGTLFTDNRSEGNGGAIWIDDQASQYGGTYPVISSSMFANNSAGYYGGAIHNFNKANLTVKDSSFSGNLAKYGSAIANTLGAKLTLNGNLLPSGAVYQQATTGAKQRVAANS, from the coding sequence ATGAAACGACTGGGTTATGGTGTTTTGACCCTATCCGCACTGCTGGTGGTCGGCTGCTCTTCTCAGAGGCAGGTAGCCATTGCGCCTCTGGCACAGCCATCTGCAGCCCATGTGATCTATGTGAATCAGAAGATTCAATCGAGCGATCAAACGGGGGCAAGCTGGCAGCATGCTTATTCAAGCCTGCAGCAGGCCTTGCAACAGGCAAAAGCGGGTGATCAGATCTGGGTTGCCGAGGGAACCTACTACCCAACCACAGGTACCGATCGTGACCTCAGCTTTAAACTGGTGAAAGGTGTCAGCCTCTATGGTGGCTTCGATGGCAGTGAAACCAAGCTGTCTCAACGAGACTGGCAGGACAATAAAACCATCCTGAGTGGAAATATTGGCGATAAGCATAGTGCTGATGATAACAGCTACCATGTGGTGATTGGTGCCAATCAGGCGGTGCTCGATGGCTTTATCATTGCCGATGGACATGCATTCCCATCCCAAATGAACCAGGGAAAAGCACCCGCGAATGGTAAGTCGCAAAATCATACCAGTCCACAGGCGATCACCTCTGGCCCAACCAATGGGGTGGGAGCTGGTCTTTTGAACTATCAGGCTGCAACCCTGGTGCGCAATACCCTGTTTCGCGATAACCAGGCGATGAAGGGCGGGGCGGTTTATAACATGACTAGCACCTCGGCGCGTCCCGAGAAGGGGAACCCTATCCCTGTCTTTATTAATGTGACCTTTGAGAGCAACTTTGCCAAAGACAGGGGCGGTGCGGTATCCAATGATCTGGGTACTAATCCTATCTTCATCAACTCCCTGTTTATCAAGAACAGCACAAGTGACAAGGGCGGGGCTTTGTACAATGACTTTGTCAGCTCTCCGCTTTTAATCAACACTGACTTTGAAAATAACCGGGCGGCCCGGGCTGCAGCGATCGGTAATGATGGCTCATCCCGTCCCGTGTTGGTCAATGTCTCTATTCATAACAACCTGGTGAGAGACCAGGGCGCCGGGATCTATCAGGGCTCCTACAATGTGAACCTGCCGGATTCGGCAAACATCAGCTATGTGATCAACTCCAGCATCAGCGGTAACCGTTCACAGACTCATGGCGCTCCGGAGTGGGTTAACTGGGGGCAGGATGGGATCAAATCCTGGAACTCCAGCATTAGTGGCTGGAGCTATGGCAATAATATGAGTCAGACCAAGCAGCAGGAGTTTGCTCCTCTGGTGTCTCTGAGTCAGAAGCTGGCTAAGTTGCCAGCGGATCAGATAAGTCCGTCCCAGCTCGAGGAGCTGAGTCAATATATTCAGCAAAATGTTCCGGCTCCTTCGGGGAACGTCCTGAGCCGGGCTTTGAATACTCAACCTGGTTTTGGAATAGATGAGCCTGTGATCAAGGAGGTTTCGGTTTCCTCACGCATTGTGTATGTGAATGCAAATGGCAAGAATACTCAGGTTGATGGCAAGAGTTGGAATACGGCCTATCATAGTTTGCAGGCAGCTCTTAAGGATGCATCCAATGGTGGGGCCCAGATCTGGCTTGCGCAGGGGACCTATATACCTTCGAAAGCCGATCGCTCTGTCTCCTTTGTTATTCCGGACAAGGTCGCAGTCTATGGTGGTTTTCAGGGGAATGAGACAAAGCTTAGCCAGCGAAACTGGCAGAAGTATCACTCTATTTTGAGTGGTAATATCGGCTCGCTTAAGAGTAATACCGATAACAGCTATCATGTGGTGATCGGCTCAAAAGGCGCATTGTTGGATGGCGTTACGGTTGAAGATGGTTACGCCGATGGTGAGTCTACCAATGGCTATGGCGGAGGTCTGTTTGCCTGGGGCTATGATCACTCGCTGCTGGTCAAAAATAGCCTGTTTAAAGATAACTATGCACGGGAGGGGGGAGCCGCCTTCTTCTTCCTGGATAGCCGCAGTAGTTTGCAGAATGTGACCTTTAGTCATAATTCGGCCGAGTATGGGGGCGCCGTGGCAGCCCGCTTCGGTTCTGACATTGAGATAGATAACTCTACTTTTAGTGGCAATCATAGTGATTATCGCGGGGGAGCCCTTCTGATTAACTATGGCTCCAATGTCAAAGTGAAGGGCACACTGTTTACCGATAACCGCAGTGAAGGTAATGGTGGCGCGATCTGGATCGATGATCAGGCATCTCAGTATGGTGGCACCTATCCGGTGATCAGCAGCAGCATGTTTGCCAACAACAGCGCCGGCTACTACGGGGGAGCGATTCATAACTTCAACAAGGCGAATCTGACGGTCAAAGATTCCTCTTTCAGCGGTAATCTGGCCAAGTATGGTTCTGCCATCGCCAATACCCTGGGTGCGAAGCTGACTCTTAATGGTAATCTTCTACCGAGCGGGGCTGTCTATCAGCAGGCAACAACGGGAGCTAAGCAACGCGTCGCTGCCAACAGTTAA
- the maoP gene encoding DUF413 domain-containing protein — translation MRLFGRELGVGFFLCAKILFLTLQNSPLQLKKFVLNNRKNSLRIIIMQSTARFFDRKNFPHGFSRSGVFTLAESDLLENYGRAMQALSDGSQSPQDESDLQFVKEVSGDLPPQSAEAKVWLKYMEKAFGKRRVYVLCGEGKKKASKSSDTADSEEIDEPQIDVVDDELIANMDNE, via the coding sequence TTGAGGCTCTTCGGACGAGAGCTTGGTGTTGGTTTTTTTTTGTGTGCGAAAATCTTGTTTTTAACGTTACAAAACAGTCCTTTACAGCTAAAAAAATTTGTACTAAATAATCGCAAAAATAGCTTGAGGATTATCATCATGCAGAGCACAGCTCGTTTTTTTGACCGAAAAAATTTCCCTCATGGTTTTAGCCGTTCAGGTGTATTTACCCTTGCAGAGTCCGATCTGTTGGAAAATTATGGCCGCGCGATGCAGGCGCTATCAGATGGATCCCAATCGCCCCAGGATGAGTCAGATCTCCAGTTTGTTAAAGAGGTCTCAGGAGACTTGCCACCGCAGAGCGCTGAGGCGAAAGTCTGGCTCAAGTACATGGAGAAAGCCTTTGGCAAGCGTCGCGTCTATGTGCTGTGTGGTGAGGGCAAGAAAAAAGCTTCAAAGTCTTCCGATACGGCCGATAGTGAAGAGATTGATGAACCACAAATCGATGTAGTTGATGATGAACTGATCGCTAATATGGACAATGAATAG
- a CDS encoding bacteriohemerythrin yields the protein MEPIQWGSYMELGLPAIDKQHQALIQMINTLAQRLESEELESLPELIQSIVDYGQHHFQTEDAIFSDFDPDYFSWHQPQHHKYCRRINHLAQQFSIAQDKHACAQEILNFLYRWWVSHITEVDLPMKSKLAK from the coding sequence ATGGAACCTATCCAGTGGGGCAGCTATATGGAGCTTGGACTGCCCGCCATAGACAAGCAACACCAGGCACTCATCCAGATGATCAATACCCTGGCACAGCGCCTTGAGAGCGAAGAGCTCGAGTCACTGCCGGAGTTGATCCAATCGATTGTCGATTATGGCCAGCACCACTTCCAGACCGAAGATGCTATTTTTTCTGATTTTGATCCGGACTATTTCTCCTGGCATCAACCCCAGCATCACAAATATTGCCGCCGCATCAACCATTTGGCACAACAGTTCTCTATTGCTCAGGATAAACACGCCTGCGCCCAGGAGATCCTGAATTTTCTGTACCGCTGGTGGGTCAGCCATATTACCGAAGTCGACCTGCCGATGAAGAGCAAGCTGGCTAAATAA
- the nrdG gene encoding anaerobic ribonucleoside-triphosphate reductase-activating protein — MSHYHKYYPLDVVNGPGTRCTLFLSGCEHQCKGCYNQSTWRPDSGKPVTQTLLDQIINDLQDSRIPRRGLSLSGGDPLHPANLETVLKLVQRVRSECPGKDIWLWSGYRLRELSSRQQQVVQYIDVLIDGKFESGLAEPNLQWRGSRNQQIHHISPSLAQAGEVT; from the coding sequence GTGAGCCATTACCACAAGTATTACCCTCTGGATGTAGTCAACGGCCCGGGGACCCGCTGCACCCTGTTCCTGTCAGGGTGTGAGCACCAGTGCAAAGGCTGCTACAACCAGTCGACCTGGCGCCCCGACTCCGGAAAACCGGTGACCCAAACCCTGCTTGATCAGATCATCAATGATCTGCAGGATAGCCGGATCCCAAGGCGTGGTCTCTCATTGTCCGGGGGCGATCCCCTGCATCCGGCCAACCTGGAAACGGTACTGAAGCTGGTACAAAGAGTGCGCTCCGAGTGTCCGGGTAAAGATATCTGGCTGTGGAGCGGTTATCGCCTCAGAGAACTAAGCTCCAGGCAGCAACAGGTGGTGCAATATATTGATGTCCTGATCGATGGAAAATTCGAGTCAGGGCTTGCCGAGCCAAACCTTCAGTGGCGTGGCAGCCGAAATCAACAGATCCACCACATCTCCCCCTCCCTTGCCCAGGCAGGAGAAGTTACATAA